One stretch of Tachysurus fulvidraco isolate hzauxx_2018 chromosome 12, HZAU_PFXX_2.0, whole genome shotgun sequence DNA includes these proteins:
- the LOC113651187 gene encoding adenylate kinase 7-like, whose protein sequence is MAATKENHQYKRLFINNVDKYTSKYIGKFLASCVVGATEQLQDECTSSQEENYQIVGTVSCKTKEKSSFAVEKYTNATREELFRHLMKSDVIVYNIYNENADQIEEATWAVSALHKDIEAFPEPKMFILISSVMTWALTKTLDPNDPEIHLTELDYRRRKPHPNFKDHMAVEKLVVKLGQTNQSQFSTYVVASGLQYGMGEQAFHFFFKTSWLGEEPEVPIFGDGSNIIPAVHICDLAGIVQNVIERKPKPPYFFAVDESQNTIGDIISAIASVLGPGKTKNVPKEDVYLTEELTQSEIDHLFINLRPEAIHFDKDVSKENLSINWVSKKGIVENISQTVEDYKSTRGLLPVRVFLFGPPAVGKSTVAEKICKQYKLHHITVKETIAETLANLESRVRVAEAEIEVDDETRRTQELLETLTKNMEKNEGRLDEPYVIQIIKNKLKSTACRNQGFVLDGFPKTYEQAKELFCAEVEQAKDELKSRNKEIIPEFVFFLDATDEFLEERVLNLPENVVQGTSHSVEKYFQCLETFRRNNLEGESVLKYFEEMQIHPERIEINGDDSENLLVMEKVTKSLGKTRNYSPTSKDVEEERKQVEIRLMEQAEAEQDEAKRKKEEEELRAKQEDERVRRLEDERRQEVALLMSESAPLRQYLMNSVMPAVIRGCLEICELRPEDPVHSLAEYLLKNQNPESV, encoded by the exons ATGGCTGCTACAAAGGAGAACCATCAATACAAACGCCTTTTTATCAACAACGTGGATAAATATACCTCTAAATATATAGGAaag TTTTTAGCCTCATGTGTTGTTGGAGCTACTGAACAATTACAGGATGAATGCACAAGTTCCCAAGAAGAAAATTATCAGATTGTTGGAACAGTTTCATgtaaaaccaaagaaaagtcCAGCTTTGCAGTAGAAAAATATACT AACGCGACACGTGAAGAACTTTTCCGTCACCTGATGAAGTCAGACGTCATCgtttataatatttacaatGAGAACGCTGATCAGATTGAAGAAGCCACTTGGGCTGTCTCAG CACTTCACAAGGACATTGAAGCATTTCCTGAACCAAAAATGTTCATCTTGATCTCCTCAGTCATGACTTGGGCCCTGACTAAGACACTGGATCCA AACGATCCAGAGATTCATCTAACAGAATTGGACTACAGGAGACGGAAACCTCATCCCAACTTTAAAGATCATATGGCTGTGGAGAAGCTTGTGGTTAAACTAGGACAAACC AATCAGTCCCAGTTCTCCACTTATGTGGTTGCCTCTGGACTGCAGTACGGAATGGGCGAGCAAgcgtttcatttctttttcaag ACATCGTGGCTAGGAGAGGAACCTGAAGTGCCGATCTTCGGAGACGGCTCTAATATCATTCCAGCTGTTCACATCTGTGATCTGGCAGG GATCGTACAGAACGTAATCGAGCGTAAGCCGAAGCCGCCGTACTTCTTTGCAGTGGATGAATCACAGAACACCATTGGTGACATTATCAGT GCAATAGCGTCGGTGCTCGGgccaggaaaaacaaaaaacgttcCAAAGGAGGACGTGTATCTTACGGAGGAGTTGACG CAATCAGAAATTGACCATTTGTTCATCAATCTTCGACCGGAAGCCATTCATTTTGAcaaagatgtcagtaaagagaATTTAAGCATCAACTGGGTTTCAAAGAAAGGCATTGTTGAGAACATCAGCCAAACTGTGGAGGATTACAAGAGCACACGAGGTTTGCTG cCTGTTCGCGTCTTTCTCTTCGGACCGCCTGCTGTCGGGAAAAGCACCGTAGCTGAAAAGATATGCAAGCAATACAAACTGCACCACATCACAGTCAAAGAGACCATCGCCGAGACTCTCGCTAACCTG GAGTCACGTGTCCGCGTGGCAGAGGCGGAAATCGAAGTGGACGACGAAACACGTAGAACGCAGGAGCTTTTGGAGACGCTGACAAAGAACATGGAGAAAAATGAAG GCCGGTTGGACGAGCCGTACGTTATCCAAATCATCAAGAACAAGCTGAAATCTACAGCATGCAGAAATCAAGGATTTGTCCTGGACGGCTTTCCGAAGACATACGAACAAGCTAAAGAGCTGTTTTGTG CCGAGGTGGAGCAAGCTAAAGACGAGCTAAAGTCGAGGAACAAGGAAATCATTCCGG agtttgttttctttctggaTGCCACTGATGAATTCCTGGAGGAACGTGTCCTGAACCTGCCCGAGAACGTCGTGCAGGGGACGTCACACTCCGTAGAGAAGTACTTTCAATGTCTGGAGACGTTCAGAAGAAACAATCTGGAAGGTGAAAGTGTCCTGAAATACTTCGAGGAGATGCAGATTCACCCCGAGCGAATAG AGATTAACGGCGACGACTCGGAGAACCTTCTGGTGATGGAGAAGGTAACGAAGAGCTTGGGGAAGACCAGGAACTACAGCCCTACCTCGAAGGACGTGGAAGAAGAACGGAAGCAGGTGGAGATCAGACTGATGGAGCAGGCGGAAGCGGAACAAGACGAAGCCAAGCGCaaaaaggaagaggaggagctgCGGGCCAAGCAGGAGGACGAAAGG gtccGACGTCTGGAAGACGAGAGGCGACAGGAAGTGGCTCTGTTGATGTCAGAATCCGCTCCTCTCAGGCAGTATTTGATGAACAGCGTGATGCCTGCTGTTATTCGAGGCTGCCTCGAGATCTGTGAGCTCCGACCCGAAGATCCCGTACACTCCCTG GCTGAATATCTCCTGAAAAACCAGAATCCAGAAAGCGTTTAA
- the LOC113651186 gene encoding ankyrin repeat and EF-hand domain-containing protein 1-like, with protein sequence MSYMSELEKTRIMRDPSKLQMKRRNFVAENLLETKQVYKLLRLVNQKNKEQIEKLVLLGVPDLINLTEPEEGISALHLATVENDLELASFLLSLNAHPDVPDKKGRTAMMLAAERGHVDMVDFLYSNQASVSLVDLEGKGLLFYCIGPTDSHKQIMDMVLKMDVDVNNTSNTGKSVFMFACEHAEMCENFCMRLLESGADPDVADPATGCTALMAAVTAGSVALVKAILQKGVDPNKVNKNGLNSVHIAAAKGYIEMLIFLSAYSADFSITADLGHTALHAAAAAGHAECCRFLFQRGCKMTKNKQDLLPSQIAKNNGHKAALRVLKDAEQSLKTGNVAVNEAKLHDWSFEHKEELREAFQTAEEGEPPEETVPNETLVSVLQEHHAPIDEESLEEIVKALDKNRWGKINIDEFFAGHLFLPNQYPLSSYKSARLSIGRIEQAEPPSTEITPTSPESFEPSAETIRDRLQVDVTEDALLNLEPKELYINLSQCVKSDKFDLLKLAFSQNVPVDTRDRIYKTPLMTACMMGKYQMAQFLISHGADVNAYDQFKWTALHHACMEGHADIVKLLVDHGAIVNATTTNGVTPLMTAIKRSKSKCVDQLLNSGANVDVTNKHGQDCMTIAQLYGNIDICVMVQTGSENLKSQISGKKAAPAPPKSKKPAAQMPTKKSQTAVNLIGVNPNVTDYLITLPSATVQGLPVVSSPRLEPRLAERKKRFAKEDPMKLVIQ encoded by the exons AGGAGGAACTTCGTGGCAGAAAATCTTCTGGAGACCAAACAGGTTTACAAACTGCTTCGGTTGGTAAACCAGAAGAATAAAGAGCAGATAGAGAAGCTAGTGCTTTTAGGTGTCCCAGATCTGATCAACCTCACAGAGCCTGAAGAGGGGATCAGCGCCCTGCACCTGGCCACTGTGGAAAATGATCTGGAGTTAGCTAGTTTCCTCTTGTCCCTCAACGCACATCCTGATGTCCCGGACAAAAAGGGACGGACCGCGATGATGCTCGCTGCAGAACGTGGCCATGTCGACATGGTGGATTTTCTGTACAGTAATCAAGCCAGTGTGTCCCTCGTGGACCTAGAAGGCAAAG GACTGCTGTTTTACTGCATCGGCCCAACAGATAGTCACAAACAGATCATGGACATGGTACTTAAAATGGACGTGGATGTTAACAACACCTCTAACACGGGCAAATCTGTCTTCATGTTCGCCTGCGAACATGCCGAGATGTGCGAGAACTTCTGCATGCGGCTTTTGGAGTCAGGAGCCGATCCGGATGTCGCCGATCCG gCGACCGGGTGCACGGCTTTGATGGCGGCTGTGACGGCCGGATCTGTAGCGTTGGTAAAAGCGATCCTGCAAAAAGGTGTTGACCCGAACAAAGTCAACAAAAATGGACTGAACTCTGTTCACATTGCAGCAGCCAAAGGCTACATCGAG ATGCTCATATTTTTGTCAGCGTACTCTGCTGATTTCAGCATTACGGCCGATCTCGGACATACGGCCTTGCACGCAGCGGCTGCCGCAGGCCACGCAGAGTGCTGCAGGTTTCTGTTTCAGAGAG GATGCAAGATGACCAAGAACAAGCAGGATTTACTGCCAAGCCAGATTGCTAAGAACAACGGCCACAAAGCCGCTCTGAGAGTACTGAAAGACGCAGAGCAATCTTTGAAGACTGGGAACGTAGCCGTCAATGAAGCCAAGCTACACGATTGGTCGTTTGAGCACAAAGAGGAATTGCGAGAGGCCTTCCAAACGGCCGAAGAAGGAGAACCTCCGGAAGAAACCGTTCCAAACGAGACGCTAGTGTCCGTTCTGCAGGAGCATCACGCGCCTATAGACGAGGAGAGCCTGGAGGAAATTGTCAAAGCCCTTGACAAGAATCGTTGGGGCAAAATCAACATCGATGAGTTCTTCGCAGGACACCTTTTCTTACCGAACCAATACCCGCTGTCATCCTACAAGTCTGCAAGACTGAGTATAGGTAGGATCGAACAAGCTGAGCCGCCATCGACTGAGATTACTCCTACAAGCCCTGAAAGCTTTGAGCCAAGTGCTGAGACGATTCGTGACCGCTTGCAAGTTGACGTTACCGAAGACGCTTTGCTGAACCTGGAGCCCAAAGAACTTTACATAAACCTCAGCCAGTGTGTAAAAAGTGACAAATTTGATTTGCTGAAGTTAGCGTTCAGCCAAAATGTCCCTGTGGACACTAGGGACAGAATATACAAAACGCCGCTCATGACTGCCTGCATGATGGGGAAATACCAGATGGCTCAGTTCCTCATCTCACACGG GGCAGACGTAAATGCCTACGATCAGTTCAAATGGACTGCTCTACATCACGCCTGCATGGAGGGACACGCCGACATCGTCAAACTCCTAGTGGATCACGGCGCTATCGTTAACGCCACCACCACAAACGGAGTGACGCCGCTAATGACAGCCATCAAGAGATCAAAATCCAAATGCGTGGATCAGCTCTTGAATTCTGGCGCTAACGTCGATGTCACAAACAAACACG GACAAGATTGTATGACCATCGCACAGCTGTATGGAAATATAGACATCTGTGTAATGGTCCAAACCGGGTCGGAGAACCTAAAGAGCCAGATTTCAGGAAAGAAAGCGGCACCAGCGCCTCCTAAATCCAAG aaaCCTGCAGCACAAATGCCAACAAAGAAAAGCCAGACCGCTGTAAACCTGATCGGTGTAAACCCGAACGTGACAGACTACCTCATTACCCTGCCTTCTGCAACC GTCCAGGGGCTGCCGGTTGTATCCTCCCCTCGCCTCGAGCCGAGGCTAGCAGAAAGGAAGAAGCGTTTTGCAAAAGAAGACCCGATGAAGCTCGTGATTCAATAA